One Streptomyces sp. NBC_00102 DNA segment encodes these proteins:
- a CDS encoding 1-acyl-sn-glycerol-3-phosphate acyltransferase, which translates to MSRLTVIKAVLGPILRLMFRPQIEGAENIPGTGPVILAGNHLTFIDSLIMPICCDRPVYYIGKDEYVTGKGIKGRMMAWFFTGSGMIPVDRDGGRGGVAALMTGRRVLDEGGAFAIYPEGTRSPDGRLYRGRTGIARLTLMTGAPVVPFAMIGTDKLQPGGAGIPRPGKVTVRFGEPMEFSRYEGMDRDRYVLRAVTDSVMSEVMRLSGQEYVDMYATKAKAA; encoded by the coding sequence TTGTCCCGACTCACGGTCATCAAGGCAGTGCTCGGCCCGATCCTGCGCCTGATGTTCCGGCCTCAGATCGAGGGTGCCGAGAACATCCCTGGAACCGGTCCGGTGATCCTCGCGGGCAACCACCTCACCTTCATCGACTCGTTGATCATGCCGATCTGCTGCGACCGGCCGGTGTACTACATCGGCAAGGACGAGTACGTCACCGGCAAGGGCATCAAGGGCCGCATGATGGCCTGGTTCTTCACCGGCAGCGGCATGATCCCGGTGGACCGCGACGGCGGACGGGGCGGTGTCGCGGCGCTGATGACGGGCCGCCGGGTGCTGGACGAGGGCGGCGCCTTCGCCATCTACCCGGAGGGCACCCGCTCCCCCGACGGCCGGCTCTACCGGGGGCGTACGGGCATCGCCCGCCTGACCCTGATGACGGGCGCGCCGGTGGTTCCCTTCGCGATGATCGGCACGGACAAGCTCCAGCCGGGCGGCGCCGGGATTCCGCGGCCGGGCAAGGTCACGGTCCGCTTCGGCGAGCCGATGGAGTTCTCCCGGTACGAGGGCATGGACCGCGACCGCTATGTGCTGCGCGCCGTGACGGACTCGGTGATGTCCGAGGTCATGCGCCTCTCCGGCCAGGAGTACGTGGACATGTACGCGACGAAGGCGAAGGCCGCGTAA
- a CDS encoding class I SAM-dependent methyltransferase, which translates to MTDKEDFFGERIAAAYDDPSDGMFAPEVVGATADFLAELAGGGRALELGIGTGRIALPLARRGVPVHGIDLSRAMVERLRAKPGGEAIGVTIGDFTGTRVDGSFSLAYLVFNTIMNLTTQADQVACFRNVADHLAPGGTFVIEVMVPELRRLPAGQRIVPFHTSATRWAYDDYDVATQSVSSNYVDLADGRGEYRSIPFRYVWPAELDLMAQLAGMRLRERYEDWDRSPFGNESGRHVSVWEKPAG; encoded by the coding sequence GTGACCGACAAGGAAGACTTCTTCGGAGAGCGGATCGCGGCGGCCTACGACGATCCTTCGGACGGCATGTTCGCACCGGAGGTGGTGGGGGCGACGGCGGACTTCCTGGCGGAGCTCGCGGGCGGCGGCCGGGCGCTCGAACTGGGCATCGGTACCGGGCGGATCGCGCTGCCGCTGGCGCGGCGCGGGGTCCCGGTGCACGGCATCGACCTGTCCCGGGCGATGGTGGAGCGGCTGCGCGCCAAGCCGGGCGGCGAGGCGATCGGGGTGACGATCGGGGACTTCACCGGGACGCGGGTGGACGGCTCCTTCAGTCTCGCGTACCTGGTCTTCAACACGATCATGAACCTGACGACCCAGGCGGACCAGGTGGCCTGCTTCCGCAACGTCGCGGACCACCTCGCGCCGGGCGGCACCTTCGTGATCGAGGTGATGGTCCCCGAGCTGCGCAGACTCCCGGCCGGACAGCGGATCGTGCCCTTCCACACGAGTGCGACGCGCTGGGCGTACGACGACTACGACGTCGCCACCCAGTCGGTGAGCTCGAACTACGTGGACCTGGCCGACGGGCGGGGCGAGTACCGCTCGATCCCGTTCCGCTACGTGTGGCCGGCCGAACTCGACCTCATGGCGCAGCTCGCCGGGATGCGGCTGCGGGAGCGTTACGAGGACTGGGACCGGAGCCCGTTCGGCAACGAGAGCGGCCGGCACGTCTCGGTGTGGGAGAAGCCGGCCGGCTGA
- a CDS encoding HAD domain-containing protein → MGTKPLLLIDIDGPLNPYMALSRRRDPEGYRRHRMRPTGWETGQALPVLLNPEHGTRLLALADRYELVWATTWKDEANTWVGPHLGLPPLPFVDWPEVGGSSGDGTFWKTRHVVAYAAGRAFAWIDDEVREQDRAWVAAHHPGPALLRQIDPAVGLEPPDFDALAAWAA, encoded by the coding sequence ATGGGCACCAAACCGCTGCTGCTGATCGACATCGACGGTCCGCTGAACCCCTACATGGCGCTGTCCAGGCGGCGGGATCCGGAGGGGTACCGCCGCCACCGGATGCGCCCGACGGGCTGGGAGACCGGGCAGGCGCTGCCGGTGCTGCTCAACCCGGAGCACGGCACACGACTGCTGGCGCTGGCCGACCGGTACGAACTGGTCTGGGCGACCACGTGGAAGGACGAGGCCAACACGTGGGTGGGCCCGCATCTGGGGCTGCCGCCGCTGCCGTTCGTCGACTGGCCGGAGGTGGGCGGGAGTTCGGGGGACGGGACCTTCTGGAAGACGCGGCACGTGGTGGCGTACGCGGCGGGGCGGGCGTTCGCCTGGATCGACGACGAGGTCCGCGAGCAGGACCGGGCGTGGGTGGCGGCCCACCACCCGGGCCCGGCGCTGCTGCGGCAGATCGATCCGGCGGTCGGCCTGGAGCCGCCGGACTTCGACGCGCTGGCCGCCTGGGCGGCCTGA
- a CDS encoding aldo/keto reductase — protein sequence MPFDRLTAATASTAHIGLGLAAVGRPGYINLHRDLDLPEDRTPDALRDRTHELLDAAYAQGVRYIDVARSYGRSEAFLAEWLTARPALDDVVVGSKWGYTYTADWSVEAEAHEVKDHTAATFDRQRAETRALLGDRLDLYQIHSVTADSPALTDKELHARLADLAAEGVTIGLSTSGPGQKDAILAALAVTVDGEPLFRTVQATFNALETSAGPALAEAHGAGLTVIVKEGMANGRLAGTEAPALIREIALDRELGSDAVALAHVLHQPWAGVVLSGAATVGQLSGNLHAVTLDLDEEERARFATLVEDPEAYWRHRATLPWS from the coding sequence ATGCCATTCGACCGCCTGACCGCGGCCACCGCCTCGACCGCCCACATCGGGCTCGGCCTGGCCGCCGTCGGCAGGCCCGGCTACATCAACCTCCACCGCGACCTCGACCTGCCCGAGGACCGCACCCCCGACGCCCTGCGCGACCGCACCCACGAACTCCTGGACGCGGCCTACGCCCAGGGCGTCCGCTACATCGACGTGGCCCGCTCCTACGGCCGCTCCGAGGCGTTCCTCGCCGAGTGGCTGACCGCCCGCCCCGCCCTCGACGACGTCGTGGTCGGCAGTAAATGGGGCTACACCTACACCGCCGACTGGTCCGTCGAGGCCGAGGCCCACGAGGTCAAGGACCACACGGCGGCCACCTTCGACCGGCAGCGCGCCGAGACCCGCGCGCTGCTCGGCGACCGGCTCGACCTGTACCAGATCCACTCGGTGACCGCCGACAGCCCGGCCCTCACCGACAAGGAACTCCACGCCCGGCTCGCCGACCTGGCGGCCGAGGGCGTCACGATCGGCCTCTCCACCAGCGGCCCCGGTCAGAAGGACGCCATCCTGGCTGCCCTGGCCGTCACGGTCGACGGCGAACCCCTCTTCCGTACCGTCCAGGCCACCTTCAACGCTCTGGAGACCTCGGCGGGCCCGGCGCTCGCCGAGGCCCACGGAGCCGGCCTGACGGTGATCGTCAAGGAGGGCATGGCCAACGGGCGGCTGGCCGGTACGGAGGCCCCGGCGCTGATCCGCGAGATCGCCCTGGACCGGGAGCTGGGCAGCGACGCGGTCGCCCTCGCCCATGTGCTCCACCAGCCCTGGGCCGGTGTCGTCCTCTCCGGCGCCGCCACGGTGGGCCAGCTCTCCGGGAACCTGCACGCCGTCACGCTCGACCTGGACGAGGAGGAACGGGCCCGGTTCGCCACCCTCGTGGAGGACCCGGAAGCGTACTGGCGGCACCGGGCCACCCTGCCCTGGAGCTGA
- the argH gene encoding argininosuccinate lyase, with protein sequence MSNANGNGNSDVRLWGGRFADGPAEALAKLSASVHFDWRLAPYDIAGSRAHARVLNKAGLLTDDELTRMIGGLDQLEADVADGSFTGTIADEDVHTALERGLLERLGKDLGGKLRAGRSRNDQVATLFRMYLRDHARIIGGLIAELQDALVGLAETHPDVAMPGRTHLQHAQPVLFAHHVLAHVQALSRDAERLRQWDERTAVSPYGSGALAGSSLGLDPEAVAADLGFERGSVANSIDGTASRDFVAEFAFITAMTGINLSRIAEEIIIWNTKEFSFVTLHDAFSTGSSIMPQKKNPDIAELARGKSGRLIGNLTGLMATLKALPLAYNRDLQEDKEPVFDSCDQLEVLLPAFTGMMATLTVNRERMEELAPAGFSLATDIAEWLVKQGVPFRVAHEVAGECVKVCEQQGIELDELTDEQFGAISEHLTPEVRTVLNVPGALASRDGRGGTAPSAVAIQLAEIKQDLAVQHAWADARK encoded by the coding sequence GTGAGCAACGCCAACGGCAACGGCAACAGCGACGTACGCCTCTGGGGCGGCCGTTTCGCCGACGGACCGGCCGAGGCGCTGGCCAAGCTGTCCGCCTCCGTCCACTTCGACTGGCGGCTGGCCCCGTACGACATCGCCGGCTCCCGCGCCCACGCGCGCGTCCTCAACAAGGCGGGCCTGCTCACCGACGACGAGCTCACCCGCATGATCGGCGGCCTCGACCAGCTCGAAGCCGACGTCGCGGACGGCTCGTTCACCGGCACCATCGCCGACGAGGACGTCCACACCGCGCTGGAGCGCGGCCTGCTGGAGCGCCTCGGCAAGGACCTCGGCGGCAAGCTCCGCGCCGGCCGGTCCCGCAACGACCAGGTCGCCACGCTCTTCCGGATGTACCTGCGCGACCACGCACGGATCATCGGCGGGCTGATCGCCGAACTCCAGGACGCGCTGGTCGGCCTCGCGGAGACCCACCCGGACGTCGCTATGCCCGGCCGCACCCACCTCCAGCACGCCCAGCCGGTGCTCTTCGCCCACCACGTCCTCGCCCACGTGCAGGCGCTCTCCCGGGACGCCGAGCGGCTGCGGCAGTGGGACGAGCGCACCGCCGTCTCGCCGTACGGCTCCGGCGCGCTGGCCGGCTCCTCCCTCGGGCTCGACCCGGAGGCGGTCGCCGCCGATCTCGGCTTCGAGCGCGGCTCCGTCGCCAACTCCATCGACGGCACCGCCTCGCGCGACTTCGTGGCCGAGTTCGCGTTCATCACCGCGATGACCGGGATCAACCTCTCCCGGATCGCCGAGGAGATCATCATCTGGAACACGAAGGAGTTCTCCTTCGTCACCCTGCACGACGCGTTCTCCACCGGCTCCTCGATCATGCCGCAGAAGAAGAACCCGGACATCGCCGAGCTGGCGCGCGGCAAGTCGGGGCGGCTCATCGGCAACCTGACCGGCCTGATGGCGACCCTCAAGGCGCTGCCGCTCGCGTACAACCGCGATCTCCAGGAGGACAAGGAGCCCGTCTTCGACTCCTGCGACCAACTGGAGGTCCTGCTCCCGGCCTTCACCGGCATGATGGCCACCCTCACCGTCAACCGGGAGCGCATGGAGGAGCTGGCCCCGGCCGGCTTCTCGCTCGCCACCGACATCGCCGAGTGGCTGGTCAAGCAGGGCGTGCCGTTCCGGGTCGCGCACGAGGTCGCGGGCGAATGCGTCAAGGTGTGCGAGCAGCAGGGCATCGAGCTCGACGAGCTGACCGACGAACAGTTCGGAGCGATCTCCGAGCACCTCACCCCCGAGGTCCGTACCGTCCTCAACGTGCCCGGCGCGCTCGCCTCGCGCGACGGACGCGGCGGTACGGCCCCCTCCGCCGTCGCGATCCAGCTCGCCGAGATCAAGCAGGACCTCGCTGTCCAGCACGCCTGGGCGGACGCCCGGAAGTAG
- a CDS encoding NAD(P)/FAD-dependent oxidoreductase, which produces MTAAARPRRIVVVGASVAGLSAAETLRREGFDGSLTLVGEEAHAPYDRPPLSKQILTGEWRADRLRLRRPEDLEALGLDLRLGVPAAALSPAARTVTLADGTELRYDNLVVAIGVRPRRLPECGTPGVHVLRDLGDALALRDRLAAGGRLVVVGAGFLGTEAAAAARSLGAAVTLVEPADVPLAHVLGRRMGARLARLHRDHGVDLRTGTSATGIRTARGRAAGVHLSDGTEAEADDVLVAIGTRPNTEWLAGSGLDLADGVVCDAYCAAAPGVHAAGDVARWHNPLFGTGMRVEHRTNAAEQGMAAARNLLNPGRPRPFAPVPYFWSDQYGLKIQAYGHLRDHDEARLVDGDMAGGSFVVAYRTGPLLTGVAAVGTPPKALRPWRAAIAARTPWQAWAVEPAPAA; this is translated from the coding sequence GTGACGGCAGCGGCGCGGCCGCGCCGCATCGTGGTGGTGGGCGCCTCGGTGGCAGGTCTTTCGGCCGCCGAAACCCTGCGGCGCGAGGGGTTCGACGGCTCCCTCACGCTCGTGGGCGAGGAAGCCCATGCTCCCTACGACCGGCCGCCGTTGTCGAAGCAGATCCTCACCGGGGAATGGCGGGCGGACCGCCTGCGGCTGCGCCGGCCCGAGGATCTGGAGGCGCTCGGGCTGGACCTGCGGCTCGGGGTGCCCGCCGCCGCCCTGTCCCCGGCCGCACGGACGGTGACCCTCGCCGACGGCACCGAACTCCGCTACGACAACCTGGTCGTCGCCATCGGGGTCCGGCCCCGCCGCCTGCCGGAGTGCGGCACCCCGGGCGTCCACGTCCTGCGCGACCTGGGGGACGCCCTGGCGCTCCGTGACCGCCTGGCGGCGGGTGGCCGGCTGGTCGTGGTGGGCGCCGGGTTCCTGGGTACGGAAGCGGCCGCCGCCGCCCGTTCGCTCGGCGCGGCCGTCACCCTCGTCGAACCCGCCGACGTCCCGCTCGCCCATGTCCTCGGCCGACGGATGGGGGCCCGCCTGGCCCGGCTCCACCGGGACCACGGCGTGGACCTGAGAACCGGCACGAGCGCCACCGGGATCAGGACGGCCCGGGGCCGGGCCGCGGGGGTGCACCTGTCCGACGGGACGGAGGCCGAGGCCGACGACGTACTGGTCGCCATCGGCACCCGGCCCAACACCGAGTGGCTCGCCGGCAGCGGTCTCGACCTGGCCGACGGGGTGGTGTGCGACGCGTACTGCGCCGCGGCTCCCGGCGTCCACGCCGCCGGGGACGTGGCCCGGTGGCACAACCCGCTGTTCGGTACCGGCATGCGGGTCGAGCACCGTACGAACGCCGCCGAGCAGGGCATGGCCGCGGCCCGCAACCTCTTGAACCCCGGCCGTCCCCGGCCGTTCGCACCCGTCCCCTACTTCTGGTCCGACCAGTACGGGCTGAAGATCCAGGCGTACGGGCATCTCCGTGACCACGACGAGGCCCGCCTCGTCGACGGGGACATGGCCGGCGGCTCCTTCGTCGTCGCCTACCGCACCGGCCCCCTCCTGACCGGGGTGGCGGCGGTGGGCACGCCTCCGAAGGCGCTGCGCCCGTGGCGGGCGGCGATCGCTGCCCGTACCCCCTGGCAGGCATGGGCCGTTGAACCAGCGCCCGCCGCCTGA
- a CDS encoding ferredoxin, protein MRVKVDQPKCVASGQCVLAAPAVFDQDDDGIVQVLVDRPEAVHHEDVRESVAVCPAAAIWLEEE, encoded by the coding sequence ATGCGCGTCAAAGTCGACCAGCCCAAGTGCGTCGCGTCCGGGCAGTGCGTCCTGGCTGCCCCGGCCGTCTTCGACCAGGACGACGACGGCATCGTCCAAGTCCTCGTCGACCGGCCGGAAGCCGTGCACCACGAGGACGTGCGGGAGTCCGTGGCCGTCTGCCCGGCCGCGGCGATCTGGCTGGAGGAGGAGTGA
- a CDS encoding cytochrome P450 produces the protein MTETETETVTTATTPTPHAEYPMARATGCPFDPPPALREQRDGGPISRVRLWDGSAPWLITRHDQVRALLGDPRISADPSRPGYPHRDAGAKARAGTRQTFITMDDPGHARLRRMVTAPFAIKKVEAMRPAIQRIVDDLLDTMLAAPGPVDLVEAFALPLPSLVICELLGVPYEKHDFFQKHTKVLVRRNGDPQEVIAASEALIDYLEDLLTDKLAEPGDDILSDLATKRVATGELTAREAAEMGSLLLAAGHETTANMIALGTVALLQHPDQLALLRDGDDPKEIAAAVEELLRYLTIVHFGRLRVAVEDIEIGGVTLRAGDGVICAADIANRDPELFPDPDRLDLTRDARRHIAFGFGVHQCLGQPLARVELQVVYSTLYRRIPTLALATGVDQLRFKHDGVIYGVYELPVTW, from the coding sequence ATGACCGAGACCGAGACCGAGACCGTGACCACCGCGACGACGCCGACCCCCCACGCCGAGTATCCGATGGCCAGGGCGACCGGCTGCCCGTTCGACCCGCCCCCCGCGCTGCGGGAACAGCGGGACGGTGGGCCCATCTCGCGGGTGCGCCTGTGGGACGGCAGCGCCCCCTGGCTGATCACCCGGCACGACCAGGTGCGCGCCCTGCTCGGCGACCCGCGCATCAGCGCCGACCCCTCCCGTCCGGGGTATCCCCACCGCGACGCCGGGGCGAAGGCCCGGGCCGGGACCCGTCAGACCTTCATCACCATGGACGACCCCGGGCACGCCCGGCTGCGCCGGATGGTGACGGCCCCCTTCGCGATCAAGAAGGTGGAGGCGATGCGGCCCGCGATCCAGCGCATCGTCGACGATCTGCTGGACACCATGCTGGCCGCCCCCGGGCCGGTGGACCTCGTCGAAGCGTTCGCGCTGCCGCTGCCCAGCCTGGTGATCTGCGAACTGCTGGGGGTGCCCTACGAGAAGCACGACTTCTTCCAGAAGCACACCAAAGTCCTGGTCCGCCGCAACGGTGATCCGCAGGAGGTGATCGCCGCCTCCGAGGCGCTCATCGACTACCTGGAGGACTTGCTGACCGACAAGCTGGCCGAGCCCGGCGACGACATCCTCTCCGACCTGGCCACCAAGCGCGTGGCCACCGGGGAGCTGACGGCGCGCGAGGCCGCCGAGATGGGCTCGCTGCTGCTCGCCGCGGGCCACGAGACCACCGCCAACATGATCGCGCTCGGCACGGTCGCCCTGCTTCAGCACCCGGACCAGCTCGCCCTGCTCCGCGACGGCGACGATCCCAAGGAGATCGCCGCCGCGGTGGAGGAGCTGCTGCGCTACCTGACCATCGTCCACTTCGGCCGCCTGCGCGTGGCGGTGGAGGACATCGAGATCGGCGGCGTCACCCTGCGCGCCGGGGACGGCGTGATCTGCGCCGCGGACATCGCCAATCGCGATCCTGAGCTCTTCCCCGACCCCGACCGGCTCGACCTCACCCGCGACGCCCGCCGTCACATCGCCTTCGGGTTCGGCGTCCACCAGTGCCTCGGCCAGCCGCTGGCCCGGGTGGAACTGCAGGTCGTCTACAGCACCCTCTACCGGCGCATCCCCACCCTGGCTCTGGCCACCGGAGTCGACCAGCTCCGCTTCAAGCACGACGGCGTCATCTACGGCGTCTACGAGCTGCCCGTCACCTGGTAG
- a CDS encoding pyridoxamine 5'-phosphate oxidase family protein, translating into MGKTYERIDGRLRAFIEEQPLFFTATAPLDGDGTVNLSPKGVSGSFAVLDGTTVAYLDFAGSNSETIAHLRENGRITLMWCAFQGPPDIVRVHGRGEPVFRDDPRFPGLLARFDQVDPTPHGLRAIIVVTAELIRDTCGFAVPFLAYERDRPLHADRFAREDDESLGAYFEKKPDIATSIDGLPGLPLPLPPMPAPAAR; encoded by the coding sequence ATGGGAAAGACCTACGAACGTATCGACGGACGGCTGCGCGCGTTCATCGAGGAGCAGCCCCTCTTCTTCACCGCGACCGCCCCCCTGGACGGTGACGGCACGGTCAACCTTTCTCCCAAGGGCGTCAGCGGCTCATTCGCGGTGCTCGACGGGACGACGGTGGCGTACCTCGACTTCGCCGGAAGCAACTCGGAGACCATCGCCCACTTGCGGGAGAACGGCCGCATCACGCTCATGTGGTGTGCGTTCCAGGGACCGCCCGACATCGTGCGGGTGCACGGCCGAGGTGAACCGGTCTTCCGCGACGACCCCCGCTTCCCCGGGCTGCTGGCCCGCTTCGACCAGGTGGACCCGACGCCCCACGGGCTGCGCGCGATCATCGTGGTGACGGCCGAGCTGATCCGTGACACCTGCGGGTTCGCCGTGCCGTTCCTCGCGTACGAGCGGGACCGGCCCCTGCACGCGGACCGGTTCGCCCGCGAGGACGACGAGAGTCTCGGCGCGTACTTCGAGAAGAAGCCCGACATCGCGACCAGCATCGACGGCCTGCCCGGCCTGCCGCTTCCGCTGCCGCCGATGCCCGCCCCGGCCGCGCGCTGA
- a CDS encoding L,D-transpeptidase, protein MRVSLVTLSVLLALTGSVSAAAPPAGGARPTPERLADTGGGRQLIVAEAPEAGSTTGTLTWWELRRGRWVEAGSAPARFGAAGLTEGRTRRQGTNTTPTGLYGLPFAFGLRAAPAGTAYPYRRVTDGSWWCQDNGARAYNRWVEPLPDDCRASESEHLVTYTTQYARAMVIGFNYAKPVRGRGAGIFLHVDGAGATAGCVSVPAEAMDRVLAWADPAKRPHIAIGTRAGELAVTGY, encoded by the coding sequence ATGCGCGTATCCCTGGTGACCCTGTCCGTCCTGCTGGCCCTCACGGGCTCCGTCTCGGCGGCGGCGCCACCCGCCGGTGGCGCCCGGCCTACCCCCGAGAGGCTGGCCGACACGGGCGGCGGCCGGCAGCTGATCGTCGCCGAGGCCCCGGAGGCCGGGTCCACCACCGGCACGCTCACCTGGTGGGAGCTGCGGCGGGGGCGGTGGGTGGAGGCGGGTTCGGCGCCTGCCCGGTTCGGGGCGGCGGGGCTGACCGAGGGGCGTACCCGGCGCCAGGGCACGAACACCACCCCGACAGGGCTGTACGGCCTCCCCTTCGCCTTCGGTCTCCGGGCCGCCCCGGCCGGTACGGCGTACCCGTACCGCAGGGTGACGGACGGCTCGTGGTGGTGCCAGGACAACGGGGCTCGTGCGTACAACCGGTGGGTGGAGCCGCTGCCGGACGACTGCCGGGCCTCGGAGTCGGAACACCTGGTCACGTACACGACGCAGTACGCCCGGGCGATGGTGATCGGCTTCAACTACGCGAAGCCGGTACGGGGCAGGGGCGCCGGCATCTTCCTGCACGTCGACGGGGCGGGGGCGACGGCCGGCTGCGTCTCGGTGCCCGCGGAGGCGATGGACCGCGTTCTGGCCTGGGCCGACCCGGCGAAGCGCCCGCACATCGCGATCGGCACCCGGGCCGGGGAGCTCGCGGTCACCGGCTACTGA
- a CDS encoding arginine repressor produces MTEAQDNEHGGPSVPQTRTARHRRIVDILNRQPVRSQSQLAKLLADDGLSVTQATLSRDLDELGAVKIRNTGGELIYAVPSEGGFRTPQAPLGGSAKEERMRRLSSELLISAEASANLVVLRTPPGAAQFLASAIDQAELHDVLGTIAGDDTLMLISRDAAGGQALADHLLRLAQNER; encoded by the coding sequence ATGACCGAGGCGCAGGACAACGAGCACGGAGGCCCCTCCGTGCCGCAGACCCGCACGGCACGCCACCGCCGGATCGTGGACATCCTGAACCGGCAGCCGGTGCGCTCGCAGAGCCAGCTGGCCAAGCTCCTCGCCGACGACGGGCTGAGCGTCACCCAGGCGACGCTCTCCCGCGACCTCGACGAGCTGGGCGCGGTCAAGATCCGCAACACCGGTGGGGAGCTCATCTACGCCGTGCCGAGCGAGGGCGGTTTCCGTACCCCGCAGGCACCGCTGGGCGGGTCCGCCAAGGAGGAGCGGATGCGGCGGCTCTCCTCGGAACTGCTCATCTCCGCGGAGGCCTCGGCCAATCTCGTCGTCCTGCGCACACCCCCGGGCGCCGCGCAGTTCCTCGCCTCGGCCATCGACCAGGCCGAACTCCACGACGTCCTCGGCACGATCGCCGGGGACGACACGCTGATGCTGATCAGCCGCGACGCGGCGGGCGGTCAGGCCCTCGCCGACCACCTGCTGCGTCTCGCGCAGAACGAACGCTGA